Proteins from one Megalopta genalis isolate 19385.01 chromosome 1, iyMegGena1_principal, whole genome shotgun sequence genomic window:
- the bma gene encoding SCY1-like protein bma isoform X2, which produces MFPKSKASGSTPSVLLSNPLNNIYEVGEQSATAGPENAWRIYDGYKKEDKKEVSIFLFDKRSVEKLCKPKRKEMVTDILRKGALKMECISHKKILQAYEVEECSDSLAFVSEPVLASLANVLAYRETSNLDQPSTNTAKHASSATGHRTTFAKEYKLLEIEIKYGLLQIAEALLFLHGICKILHRNVCPASIIITKRGTWKLSGLEFIEENTSDEMPIPLQPWTNHVHAPKMTQPNLDYTAPEIQQKKQGSFYSDMYSFGMTICAIFNQGRPLIQANHSCTEYLKQIDNLVTQVAVMLPSIPLPLREAVSHLLHNEPEQRPTVQTMLQIKYFHDPSVQALQFLDVSEMKTVLQKEHFYTASLKEILPYIPKKLWYQHIWTYLQIELESQEVQSAVLQSVFYIVQESTQDEYDNIIYPALSKLFASHKSIQGTVTLLENLHLILMRTQRKYRESEVLHLLYDSFNNSTTQVQTAAFVAATNVMTDYITDDDAIRSIILPKLLQAFEQNSVDARVLLNVVPCILNRLEKQEIVDMILPLLYNAHLQEPEIIVRVVKIYRLMLSDKKYGLTVSWMATRAMPSLLPQTINPALNLDQFDILVKVLQQMFSHIERNQRNQLSLNHPSSLSPEKHWSLRHQYSTDNMHVPPFNIPNLRVEQRKTSSAEDMARKASTGSISMTASAENMARKNSVAEWFSLSKHDGNFLRVNNIFTNRRLSDNTLTAPKIRVAQSCVSSPGGTPGGGMPFRRHSSTGSQDPHGSRINLSPPTCGGMPIISSSVPYLLSSPSLTSIRGTRRPSSSSTSSRQGTGLLQQVGSSMYQFLSKFDTGAERSRR; this is translated from the exons ATGTTCCCGAAGTCGAAGGCAAGCGGATCAACGCCGAGCGTTCTCCTCTCGAATCCTCTGAACAATATTTACGAAGTGGGGGAGCAGTCGGCCACCGCGGGACCCGAAAACGCTTGGCGTATTTACGATGGATACAAGAAAGAGGACAAGAAG GAGGTCTCGATATTTCTGTTCGACAAGAgatcggtcgagaagctgtgcAAGCCGAAACGGAAGGAGATGGTCACGGATATTCTGCGGAAAGGCGCGCTGAAGATGGAGTGCATCAGCCATAAGAAGATACTTCAG GCGTACGAAGTCGAGGAATGCTCGGACAGTCTGGCATTCGTCTCGGAGCCTGTTCTGGCTAGTCTcgcgaacgtgttagcttataGGGAGACGAGCAATCTCGATCAGCCGTCGACCAATACCGCGAAACACGCCTCCTCGGCTACCGGGCATCGTACCACATTCGCGAAGGAATACAAACTGCTCGAGATCGAGATTAAGTACGGGCTGCTGCAG ATCGCCGAGGCCTTGCTATTTCTTCATGGAATTTGTAAAATTCTCCATAGAAACGTTTGCCCCGCTAGTATTATAATTACCAAGAGAGGCACTTGGAAACTGTCTGGTCTTGAATTTATCG AAGAGAACACTAGCGACGAGATGCCGATACCGTTGCAACCGTGGACGAACCATGTGCACGCGCCGAAAATGACGCAGCCCAATCTCGATTACACGG CTCCAGAAATACAGCAAAAGAAACAGGGAAGCTTCTACAGCGACATGTACAGCTTCGGCATGACAATATGCGCGATTTTCAATCAAGGTCGGCCACtgattcaagcgaatcacagttGCACCGAATACCTGAAGCAAATAGATAAC CTTGTCACACAAGTCGCCGTGATGTTGCCTTCGATACCGCTGCCTCTGCGGGAAGCCGTCTCTCATCTGTTGCACAACGAGCCGGAACAAAGGCCGACCGTTCAAACAATGCTGCAGATCAAATATTTTCA TGACCCTTCGGTGCAAGCTCTCCAATTCCTGGACGTGAGCGAGATGAAAACTGTGCTGCAGAAAGAGCATTTTTACACAGCTAGCCTTAAGGAGATATTACCTTATATACCAAAG AAACTATGGTACCAGCATATCTGGACGTACCTGCAAATCGAATTGGAAAGCCAAGAAGTTCAGTCGGCGGTTCTACAGTCAGTATTTTACATCGTGCAAGAGAGTACTCAAGACGAATACGATAACATCATCTATCCAGCATTGAG CAAGCTGTTCGCGAGTCATAAATCGATTCAGGGAACGGTCACGCTCCTAGAAAATTTGCATTTGATACTAATGAGAACACAGAGAAAGTACCGGGAGTCGGAAGTGCTTCACTTGCTTTACGATTCGTTTAACAATTCAACGACGCAGGTACAG ACCGCCGCGTTCGTAGCAGCTACGAACGTGATGACCGACTACATCACAGACGACGACGCCATCCGAAGCATCATTCTGCCAAAATTGCTTCAAGCGTTCGAACAGAACTCGGTCGACGCTCGCGTGCTGTTGAACGTGGTCCCCTGTATACTAAATCGGTTGGAGAAGCAGGAGATCGTCGACATGATCCTGCCGTTGTTGTATAACGCTCACCTTCAAGAGCCGGAGATTATCGTTCGGGTTGTAA AAATTTATAGATTGATGTTGAGTGATAAAAAGTATGGGCTCACGGTGAGCTGGATGGCGACCCGAGCGATGCCCTCCTTGTTGCCTCAGACGATCAACCCAGCTTTGAACCTCGATCAGTTCGATATACTCGTGAAAGTTTTACAGCAGATGTTCAGCCACATCGAAAG AAATCAGAGGAATCAATTATCGTTGAACCACCCGTCCTCGTTGAGTCCGGAGAAGCACTGGAGCTTGCGACATCAGTACAGCACGGATAACATGCATGTCCCGCCGTTCAATATACCGAACCTCCGGGTGGAGCAACGTAAAACTTCCTCCGCCGAGGACATGGCCAGGAAAGCGAGCACGG GTTCAATATCGATGACAGCCTCGGCCGAAAACATGGCGAGGAAGAATTCAGTGGCGG AATGGTTCTCGCTTTCGAAGCACGACGGCAACTTCCTCAGAGTGAACAACATCTTTACGAACCGACGTTTATCGGACAACACGCTGACGGCGCCAAAGATTCGCGTCGCGCAATCCTGCGTGAGCTCACCCGGTGGGACACCCGGCGGTGGAATGCCGTTCCGGCGTCACTCGAGCACCGGTTCCCAAGATCCGCATGGATCACGCATCAACTTGTCACCACCCACG TGCGGTGGGATGCCGATAATCAGTAGCAGCGTGCCGTACTTGCTCAGCAGCCCGAGCTTGACCAGCATACGAGGAACGAGGCGTCCGTCGAGTTCGTCCACGTCGTCCCGACAGGGCACCGGGTTGCTGCAGCAGGTTGGCTCCAGCATG TACCAATTTCTCAGCAAGTTCGACACAGGAGCAGAGAGGTCGCGACGCTGA
- the bma gene encoding SCY1-like protein bma isoform X1 has protein sequence MFPKSKASGSTPSVLLSNPLNNIYEVGEQSATAGPENAWRIYDGYKKEDKKEVSIFLFDKRSVEKLCKPKRKEMVTDILRKGALKMECISHKKILQAYEVEECSDSLAFVSEPVLASLANVLAYRETSNLDQPSTNTAKHASSATGHRTTFAKEYKLLEIEIKYGLLQIAEALLFLHGICKILHRNVCPASIIITKRGTWKLSGLEFIEENTSDEMPIPLQPWTNHVHAPKMTQPNLDYTAPEIQQKKQGSFYSDMYSFGMTICAIFNQGRPLIQANHSCTEYLKQIDNLVTQVAVMLPSIPLPLREAVSHLLHNEPEQRPTVQTMLQIKYFHDPSVQALQFLDVSEMKTVLQKEHFYTASLKEILPYIPKKLWYQHIWTYLQIELESQEVQSAVLQSVFYIVQESTQDEYDNIIYPALSKLFASHKSIQGTVTLLENLHLILMRTQRKYRESEVLHLLYDSFNNSTTQVQTAAFVAATNVMTDYITDDDAIRSIILPKLLQAFEQNSVDARVLLNVVPCILNRLEKQEIVDMILPLLYNAHLQEPEIIVRVVKIYRLMLSDKKYGLTVSWMATRAMPSLLPQTINPALNLDQFDILVKVLQQMFSHIERNQRNQLSLNHPSSLSPEKHWSLRHQYSTDNMHVPPFNIPNLRVEQRKTSSAEDMARKASTGSISMTASAENMARKNSVAEWFSLSKHDGNFLRVNNIFTNRRLSDNTLTAPKIRVAQSCVSSPGGTPGGGMPFRRHSSTGSQDPHGSRINLSPPTCGGMPIISSSVPYLLSSPSLTSIRGTRRPSSSSTSSRQGTGLLQQVGSSMVRQLPICLNLNGPPPPSQPTLSPLLQLPGQLSH, from the exons ATGTTCCCGAAGTCGAAGGCAAGCGGATCAACGCCGAGCGTTCTCCTCTCGAATCCTCTGAACAATATTTACGAAGTGGGGGAGCAGTCGGCCACCGCGGGACCCGAAAACGCTTGGCGTATTTACGATGGATACAAGAAAGAGGACAAGAAG GAGGTCTCGATATTTCTGTTCGACAAGAgatcggtcgagaagctgtgcAAGCCGAAACGGAAGGAGATGGTCACGGATATTCTGCGGAAAGGCGCGCTGAAGATGGAGTGCATCAGCCATAAGAAGATACTTCAG GCGTACGAAGTCGAGGAATGCTCGGACAGTCTGGCATTCGTCTCGGAGCCTGTTCTGGCTAGTCTcgcgaacgtgttagcttataGGGAGACGAGCAATCTCGATCAGCCGTCGACCAATACCGCGAAACACGCCTCCTCGGCTACCGGGCATCGTACCACATTCGCGAAGGAATACAAACTGCTCGAGATCGAGATTAAGTACGGGCTGCTGCAG ATCGCCGAGGCCTTGCTATTTCTTCATGGAATTTGTAAAATTCTCCATAGAAACGTTTGCCCCGCTAGTATTATAATTACCAAGAGAGGCACTTGGAAACTGTCTGGTCTTGAATTTATCG AAGAGAACACTAGCGACGAGATGCCGATACCGTTGCAACCGTGGACGAACCATGTGCACGCGCCGAAAATGACGCAGCCCAATCTCGATTACACGG CTCCAGAAATACAGCAAAAGAAACAGGGAAGCTTCTACAGCGACATGTACAGCTTCGGCATGACAATATGCGCGATTTTCAATCAAGGTCGGCCACtgattcaagcgaatcacagttGCACCGAATACCTGAAGCAAATAGATAAC CTTGTCACACAAGTCGCCGTGATGTTGCCTTCGATACCGCTGCCTCTGCGGGAAGCCGTCTCTCATCTGTTGCACAACGAGCCGGAACAAAGGCCGACCGTTCAAACAATGCTGCAGATCAAATATTTTCA TGACCCTTCGGTGCAAGCTCTCCAATTCCTGGACGTGAGCGAGATGAAAACTGTGCTGCAGAAAGAGCATTTTTACACAGCTAGCCTTAAGGAGATATTACCTTATATACCAAAG AAACTATGGTACCAGCATATCTGGACGTACCTGCAAATCGAATTGGAAAGCCAAGAAGTTCAGTCGGCGGTTCTACAGTCAGTATTTTACATCGTGCAAGAGAGTACTCAAGACGAATACGATAACATCATCTATCCAGCATTGAG CAAGCTGTTCGCGAGTCATAAATCGATTCAGGGAACGGTCACGCTCCTAGAAAATTTGCATTTGATACTAATGAGAACACAGAGAAAGTACCGGGAGTCGGAAGTGCTTCACTTGCTTTACGATTCGTTTAACAATTCAACGACGCAGGTACAG ACCGCCGCGTTCGTAGCAGCTACGAACGTGATGACCGACTACATCACAGACGACGACGCCATCCGAAGCATCATTCTGCCAAAATTGCTTCAAGCGTTCGAACAGAACTCGGTCGACGCTCGCGTGCTGTTGAACGTGGTCCCCTGTATACTAAATCGGTTGGAGAAGCAGGAGATCGTCGACATGATCCTGCCGTTGTTGTATAACGCTCACCTTCAAGAGCCGGAGATTATCGTTCGGGTTGTAA AAATTTATAGATTGATGTTGAGTGATAAAAAGTATGGGCTCACGGTGAGCTGGATGGCGACCCGAGCGATGCCCTCCTTGTTGCCTCAGACGATCAACCCAGCTTTGAACCTCGATCAGTTCGATATACTCGTGAAAGTTTTACAGCAGATGTTCAGCCACATCGAAAG AAATCAGAGGAATCAATTATCGTTGAACCACCCGTCCTCGTTGAGTCCGGAGAAGCACTGGAGCTTGCGACATCAGTACAGCACGGATAACATGCATGTCCCGCCGTTCAATATACCGAACCTCCGGGTGGAGCAACGTAAAACTTCCTCCGCCGAGGACATGGCCAGGAAAGCGAGCACGG GTTCAATATCGATGACAGCCTCGGCCGAAAACATGGCGAGGAAGAATTCAGTGGCGG AATGGTTCTCGCTTTCGAAGCACGACGGCAACTTCCTCAGAGTGAACAACATCTTTACGAACCGACGTTTATCGGACAACACGCTGACGGCGCCAAAGATTCGCGTCGCGCAATCCTGCGTGAGCTCACCCGGTGGGACACCCGGCGGTGGAATGCCGTTCCGGCGTCACTCGAGCACCGGTTCCCAAGATCCGCATGGATCACGCATCAACTTGTCACCACCCACG TGCGGTGGGATGCCGATAATCAGTAGCAGCGTGCCGTACTTGCTCAGCAGCCCGAGCTTGACCAGCATACGAGGAACGAGGCGTCCGTCGAGTTCGTCCACGTCGTCCCGACAGGGCACCGGGTTGCTGCAGCAGGTTGGCTCCAGCATGGTAAGACAACTCCCCATCTGCCTGAACCTCAATggaccaccaccaccatcacaaCCAACACTTTCTCCATTACTCCAGCTACCGGGACAGCTTTCCCATTGA
- the LOC117223560 gene encoding DDB1- and CUL4-associated factor 11: protein MGGINSRTMDIEHDRGLAAVLQYLIRSGQLHIISSDHDDSDEEYVASSQPPRFTSHLHLHPNTSRLDKSEISLATKQACGFVSDVDKRNISIASMIQRRTLGPGFSTGERCRISSSFLPNKMHQVAKYNAKAFCGSYSQDGRFFLTASQDKFLRLYRTHDGDFTEFKTILARDVGWSILDTAFSPDGNYIVYSSWSECLYLCPVYGDSCAQESLPLCPEDRRFCVFSLVFSSDGREILGGANDGYLYVYDRECHQRAFRIEGHDNDVNAVVFADNTSQILYSAGDDGLCKVWDRRTLNESSPHPVGVLAGHMDGITYVDPRGDGRYLITNSKDQTIKLWDVRAFSDLMGELNTRKAVANQTWDYRWQRVPKRIHKAKHMLEGDTSIMTYRGHSVLQTLIRCHFSPSSITGQRYIYTGCAAGRVIIYDVLTGRIVSTLGEHSGCVRDVSWHPFHQEIVSTAWDGAVISWRYAGKTALSNSDSEDERDTESPPLRRSRRIAAQRAKRATRPC from the exons ATGGGAGGCATTAATTCCCGGACTATGGACATCGAACATGATCGTGGGCTGGCCGCTGTCTTACAATATTTGATACGCAG CGGACAACTACACATCATATCCTCGGATCACGATGACTCGGACGAAGAATATGTCGCGAGCTCGCAACCGCCAAGATTCACGTCCCATTTACATTTACATCCAAACACATCCAGACTAGAT AAAAGTGAAATAAGTCTAGCTACCAAGCAGGCTTGCGGATTTGTTAGCGATGTCGACAAACGCAACATTTCTATTGCGTCCATGATCCAAAGGAGAACCCTGGGCCCTGGTTTCAGCACAGGAGAAAGATGCAGAATAAGCAGTAGTTTTTTGCCAAACAAAATGCATCAGGTTGCTAAATACAATGCTAAAGCTTTTTGTGGATCTTATTCCCAAGATGGAAGATTTTTCTTAACGGCCAGTCAAG ATAAGTTTTTACGTCTTTATCGAACGCACGATGGTGACTTCACAGAGTTCAAGACAATTTTAGCTCGAGACGTAGGGTGGAGTATTTTGGACACTGCTTTTAGTCCCGATGggaattatattgtatattctaGTTGGTCAGAATGTT TATATTTGTGTCCTGTTTACGGAGATTCATGCGCACAAGAATCGCTACCTCTGTGTCCAGAAGACCGAAGGTTTTGCGTGTTCTCTCTAGTGTTTTCTAGTGACGGTCGTGAAATTTTGGGTGGAGCAAACGACGGTTATCTCTACGTCTACGACAGGGAATGCCATCAACGCGCATTTAGG ATCGAGGGCCACGACAATGATGTGAACGCAGTGGTATTTGCCGACAACACGTCGCAAATTCTATACAGTGCTGGCGACGACGGTCTCTGTAAG GTCTGGGACAGGAGAACGTTGAACGAATCGAGTCCACATCCGGTGGGAGTACTGGCTGGCCACATGGACGGGATCACGTACGTCGATCCACGCGGTGATGGTCGATATCTCATCACAAACAGTAAAGATCAAACAATCAAGTTGTGGGACGTGCGCGCCTTCTCGGATCTTATGGGTGAACTGAACACACGGAAAGCTGTCGCGAATCAAACTTGGGACTACCGATGGCAACGTGTACCAAAGCGAA TtcacaaagcgaaacacatgctggaGGGTGACACAAGCATCATGACATACCGTGGGCACTCGGTACTTCAGACTCTTATACGTTGTCACTTTTCTCCCTCCTCCATAACCGGACAGAGGTACATATACACAGGATGTGCTGCTGGCAGAGTAATAA TTTACGATGTACTAACGGGCAGAATAGTTAGCACATTGGGAGAACATTCGGGATGCGTGCGCGACGTTAGTTGGCATCCTTTCCATCAGGAGATTGTTTCGACTGCC TGGGATGGAGCGGTTATCAGTTGGCGATACGCCGGCAAGACCGCACTAAGTAATTCTGATTCTGAAGATGAAAGGGACACAGAATCGCCTCCGTTGAGGCGTAGTCGACGAATAGCTGCTCAAAGGGCGAAACGCGCCACTCGACCCTGTTGA